The Natrinema caseinilyticum genomic sequence GGATCTGGCCGGGAAACGGCGACGGCAGTCTTCACCAGCGGATGGCCGCCCGGCTCTGGGAGTACGTCGCGGCGGCCGACGCGATCGTCGACCTGCATACGGGGAGCCCCAACATGCTCCCCCACGTCGTCTACCGCGAGGGCGACGAACGTTCCCGATCGCTCGCCGAAGCGTTCGGAACCGACCTCCTGCTATCCGAACAGGCGGACGAGGACGCCACGGCGGAGTGGCACCGCCGCGGCTTCGCCGGAAAGCTCCGCGTCGCCGCCGCGGAAGAGGGGATCCCCTCGATCACGCCCGAACTCGCCTACAACAAGCAGATCCTCGAGACGGTCGTCGACGACGGGGTCGAGGGGTTGCTCGACGTCTGTCGGTACCTCGACCTCCTCCCCGGAACGGTTCCCCGGCGCGACCAGCCCATCGCTCGGAACCACCTGGGGCAGGTTACGGCCCGTGAGTCCGGCCTCTTCCGGCCGAATCCCTCGCTCGAGGTCGGCGAGTCCGTTTCGGAGGGTCACTCGATCGGGACGGTTTACCATCCGACGACCTACGAGCCGTTACACGAGGCGACGGCGGATCGAGGTGGCATCCTCTATGCGCTCACCCGGGAGGCGACCGTGACCGCGGGCGACCAGCTCGCGAGCGTTGCGCTGGTTCGCGAAGCGTAACGACCCGCAGACGCCACGCAAGGCGTCGCACGCGACCGTATCCGGAGGCGGTGCGGCGGCGTTCCGGAGGCGGTGCGACGGTATCAGTCAGTACATCACCTTCCCGGCCGAGACGTTCAGGTCCTGGCCGGTGATCCGATCCGCCTGATCGGAACAGAGGAACCCGACGAGCGCGGCGACGTCTTCGCGCTGGACGAGTTCGCCCCGGGGGCTTTCCGCTTGGGCATCACTTCGCACTGCCTCGAACGTTCGATCAGTCGCCTCGGCTTTCCGCTCGAAGACCCGCTCGATACGCGGGCCGTCGACCGACCCCGGGCACACTGCATTGACGTTGATATCGTGGGCGCCCACTTCGGCAGCGAGCGTGCGGGTAAAGCCGATCAATCCCATTTTCGACGTGGCATAGGGTGTCCGGTCGGCGAGCGGGCGCTTGCCGGTGACCGACGCGACGTTGACGATTCGACCGTAGCCGTCGGCTTTCATGTGCGGTAGTACCGACCGACACATCGCGAACGGCCCGGTGAGGTTGATCGCCAGCGTCCGTTCCCAGTCGTCGGTCTCGACCGCTTCACAGGGTGCCGTCGGTCCGGCGATTCCCGCGTTGTTCACCAGTACGTCGACCGTTTCGAATTCCTCGATGGCAGCGTCGACGGTCGACTCGACCGTCGCGACGTCGCTGAGATCGGTGTACTGTGGTCGGGCGATCTGACCTTCGGATTCGACCAGCTCCGCCGTCTCGTCCATCCCCGTCTCGTCGATGTCAGCGATGACGATATCGAAGCCGCGACCGGCCAACTCGAGGCAGATCTCCTGTCCGATTCCGCGACCGCCGCCCGTGACAATCGCGGTGGTATCGTGAGTCACGTCCTCAGCATACTCGGTTCACTGCAAAAACCTTCGGACGTTCGTCGCGCCGCTGTCGCCCGACCCTCTCGGCGTCTCCACCCCTTCGAAGCCGATTCCTCGAGTCGCCGTCCCTCCGATCCTCGAGCCAAAACGCCGCTCAACAGGTCGAGAACCCGCCGTCGACGACCAGTCCGTGGCCGCTGACGAACGACGATTCGTCGCTGGCGAGAAACAGAACCGCGTTGGCGATCTCGTCGGGTTCGCCGAGTCGCTTCAGCGGATACTCCGCCGCCATCGCCTCGCGGGCGGCCGCCGGATCGTCCTGTTGCTCGAGGTATCCCTCGAGCATCTGCGTGTCCGTAAAGCCCGGACAGACGGCGTTCGCGCGGACGCCGTAGGGACCCGCCTCGGCGGCGACGGTTCGTGTCATGTTCAATACCGCGGCCTTGGTCGTCGAGTAGGCTGCTTGCTTTGGGAGTCCGAGGATGCTCGCCAGTGACCCGACGTTGACGATCGCGCCGCCACCCTGTGCTTTCATGTGCGACAGCGCCGCGCGACAGCCGTTCCAGACGCCCTTGATGTTGACATCGATGACGAAGTCCCGGATCTCGTCGTCGAGGTCTTCCAGGCTCCCGCCGGGGTGGCCGGTCCCGGCGTTGTTGACCATCACGTCGAGACCGTGGTCCTCGGCGACCGCGTCGACGACCGCGCGAAACTGTTCGCCGTCGGTGACGTCGAGTTCGTGGAACGCCGCCTCGCCGCCGGCTTCCTCGATGCCCTCGGCGACGGCCC encodes the following:
- a CDS encoding SDR family NAD(P)-dependent oxidoreductase, which codes for MRLDGKTTVITGAASGIGRATAERFAEEGARVVVTDVDTEGGRAVAEGIEEAGGEAAFHELDVTDGEQFRAVVDAVAEDHGLDVMVNNAGTGHPGGSLEDLDDEIRDFVIDVNIKGVWNGCRAALSHMKAQGGGAIVNVGSLASILGLPKQAAYSTTKAAVLNMTRTVAAEAGPYGVRANAVCPGFTDTQMLEGYLEQQDDPAAAREAMAAEYPLKRLGEPDEIANAVLFLASDESSFVSGHGLVVDGGFSTC
- a CDS encoding succinylglutamate desuccinylase/aspartoacylase family protein, with translation MNEGTHAGEQVTLARLPSGVELTTTVHTYRGDESGPTLYVQAAQHGREINGTEVLRRFHERLPLETLSGSVIAVPVANPLTFDRVSYTTPEPLDSVNPNMNRIWPGNGDGSLHQRMAARLWEYVAAADAIVDLHTGSPNMLPHVVYREGDERSRSLAEAFGTDLLLSEQADEDATAEWHRRGFAGKLRVAAAEEGIPSITPELAYNKQILETVVDDGVEGLLDVCRYLDLLPGTVPRRDQPIARNHLGQVTARESGLFRPNPSLEVGESVSEGHSIGTVYHPTTYEPLHEATADRGGILYALTREATVTAGDQLASVALVREA
- a CDS encoding SDR family NAD(P)-dependent oxidoreductase, coding for MTHDTTAIVTGGGRGIGQEICLELAGRGFDIVIADIDETGMDETAELVESEGQIARPQYTDLSDVATVESTVDAAIEEFETVDVLVNNAGIAGPTAPCEAVETDDWERTLAINLTGPFAMCRSVLPHMKADGYGRIVNVASVTGKRPLADRTPYATSKMGLIGFTRTLAAEVGAHDINVNAVCPGSVDGPRIERVFERKAEATDRTFEAVRSDAQAESPRGELVQREDVAALVGFLCSDQADRITGQDLNVSAGKVMY